In the Caballeronia sp. LZ062 genome, one interval contains:
- a CDS encoding response regulator transcription factor codes for MRILIAEDDSILADGLVRSLRQSGYAVDHVKHGVEADTALTLQPFDLLILDLGLPLMPGLEVLRRLRARNSQMPVLILTAADSVDERVKGLDLGADDYMAKPFALNELEARVRALTRRGAGGGPTVVRHGALSFDQVGRIAHIGDQVIDLSARELGVLEVLLQRIGRLVSKEQLVNHLCEWGEEVSNNAIEVYVHRLRKKIEPSGARIITVRGLGYTLEKASNGASASAPMPPSHH; via the coding sequence ATGCGAATCCTCATTGCCGAAGACGACAGCATACTCGCGGACGGCCTCGTCCGATCACTCCGCCAATCGGGATACGCCGTCGACCATGTGAAGCATGGCGTCGAGGCGGACACCGCGCTGACGCTCCAGCCGTTCGACCTGCTGATTCTCGATCTCGGCCTGCCGCTCATGCCCGGTCTCGAAGTGCTGCGCAGGCTGCGCGCGCGCAATTCGCAGATGCCCGTGCTGATCCTCACCGCCGCCGACAGCGTCGACGAGCGCGTGAAGGGCCTCGATCTCGGCGCCGACGATTACATGGCCAAGCCCTTCGCGCTGAACGAACTCGAAGCGCGCGTGCGGGCGCTCACGCGGCGCGGCGCGGGCGGCGGGCCGACAGTCGTACGGCACGGGGCGCTCTCCTTCGATCAGGTGGGACGCATCGCGCATATTGGCGATCAGGTGATCGACTTGTCGGCGCGCGAGCTCGGCGTGCTCGAAGTGCTGCTCCAGCGCATCGGGCGGCTGGTGTCGAAGGAACAGCTCGTCAATCACCTGTGCGAGTGGGGCGAAGAAGTCAGTAACAACGCGATCGAGGTCTACGTCCACCGGCTGCGCAAGAAGATCGAGCCGAGCGGCGCGCGCATCATCACCGTGCGCGGGCTTGGGTACACGCTCGAAAAAGCGTCGAACGGCGCGTCGGCAAGCGCGCCGATGCCGCCGAGCCATCACTAA
- the recX gene encoding recombination regulator RecX yields MFKRRFGLKAGNADVRRDRAGRSDGAAESGEAAASDAASEFAAHSVDAHGESADHADHADGIDHYERSSERREASSKSRWSTRSTMPRDGAKRFAPSRGVSDTAKEWPDPRERSAAPEALEKADSPRSDAKSRKTARAKREPGPVEPARNAHPALPTQRLDRAARLEQARSLLAHAATQSVQKLNVPPKPPVEARILDDSTDPFSNSFEDADPFEPFEQCAPAAAPEPQPDSAYSRSTERPRKAPDAKNSKRPQRSLKGRALAYLSRREHSRAELSRKLRPYVQEADSLEGTLDSLERDGWLSNERFVESVVHRRAARMGGSRIINELKRHAVGEALIGETADKLAQTETARAYAVWERKYGVVPETPAERAKQARFLAARGFSASTIGKILKGGEEDWIDEPSDE; encoded by the coding sequence ATGTTCAAGCGCCGGTTCGGATTGAAGGCTGGTAACGCCGATGTTCGGCGGGACCGCGCCGGTCGGTCCGACGGCGCGGCCGAATCCGGTGAAGCGGCGGCAAGCGATGCTGCTTCCGAATTTGCTGCGCATAGCGTCGATGCGCACGGCGAGAGCGCCGATCACGCGGATCACGCCGATGGCATCGACCATTACGAGCGCAGCAGCGAACGGCGCGAGGCATCGAGCAAGTCACGCTGGTCCACCCGAAGTACCATGCCACGCGACGGCGCAAAGCGATTTGCGCCGTCGCGCGGTGTTTCTGATACGGCCAAGGAATGGCCGGACCCACGCGAGCGTTCGGCCGCACCCGAAGCACTTGAGAAAGCCGACTCGCCTCGCTCAGATGCGAAATCGCGAAAGACCGCGCGCGCCAAACGCGAACCGGGTCCAGTCGAGCCAGCACGCAACGCCCATCCGGCATTGCCGACGCAACGACTCGACCGCGCTGCTCGTCTTGAACAGGCACGCTCGCTTCTGGCACACGCCGCGACGCAATCCGTCCAAAAGCTCAACGTGCCGCCGAAGCCGCCGGTCGAAGCGCGCATATTGGACGACAGCACAGATCCTTTCTCGAATTCCTTCGAAGACGCCGACCCGTTCGAGCCATTCGAACAATGTGCGCCCGCCGCGGCGCCAGAGCCACAACCAGACTCGGCGTACAGCCGTTCGACCGAACGACCGCGCAAGGCACCGGACGCGAAGAATTCAAAACGGCCTCAACGCTCGCTGAAGGGCCGCGCATTGGCTTACCTTTCGCGTCGCGAACACAGTCGCGCCGAACTGTCGCGCAAGCTGCGTCCGTACGTGCAGGAAGCCGATTCTCTCGAAGGCACGCTGGACAGCCTGGAGCGCGACGGCTGGCTCTCCAACGAGCGCTTCGTGGAAAGCGTCGTCCATCGGCGGGCGGCGCGCATGGGCGGCAGCCGGATCATTAATGAATTGAAGCGGCACGCGGTGGGAGAGGCGCTCATCGGCGAGACGGCGGACAAGCTCGCGCAAACCGAAACCGCACGCGCTTACGCGGTCTGGGAGAGGAAGTACGGCGTTGTGCCGGAGACGCCAGCGGAGCGCGCGAAACAGGCGCGCTTTCTGGCGGCGCGCGGTTTCTCGGCGAGCACCATCGGAAAAATTCTGAAGGGCGGCGAAGAAGACTGGATCGACGAACCAAGCGACGAGTGA
- a CDS encoding MFS transporter: MATVEGRISHAPMTNEERKVIFASSLGTVFEWYDFYLAGSLAIYISKTFFSGVNPTAGFIFTLLGFAAGFAVRPFGAIVFGRLGDMVGRKYTFLVTIVIMGLSTFLIGFLPGYATIGIAAPIIFIAMRLLQGLALGGEYGGAATYVAEHAPANKRGAWTAWIQTTATLGLFISLIVILAVRTATGEEQFGAWAWRVPFLVSILLLAVSVWIRMKLHESPVFERIKSEGKTSKAPLTEAFGQWKNLKIVLLALFGLTAGQAVVWYTGQFYSLFFLTQTLKVDGTSANIMVAVALLIGTPFFVFFGSLSDRIGRKPIIMAGCLIAALTFFPLFKALAHYTNPTLEAATQKSPISVIANPDECSFQFNPVGTSKFTSSCDIAKSALSKAGLNYENVAAPAGTLAQIKVGETVVNTYDGKATDAKAQGAAFDKTLAGTLKSAGYPAKADPALINWPMAIVILTILVIFVTMVYGPIAAMLVEMFPARIRYTSMSLPYHIGNGWFGGFLPATAFAIVAARGDIYSGLWYPVVIALATFVIGMLFVKDTRKSNVYHED; this comes from the coding sequence ATGGCAACGGTCGAAGGGCGCATTTCCCACGCGCCGATGACGAACGAGGAGCGGAAGGTCATCTTCGCCTCGTCGCTCGGCACCGTGTTCGAGTGGTACGACTTTTATCTCGCGGGCTCGCTCGCCATCTACATCAGCAAGACGTTCTTCTCGGGCGTCAATCCGACAGCGGGCTTCATCTTCACCCTGCTCGGCTTCGCGGCGGGTTTCGCGGTGCGTCCGTTCGGCGCGATCGTGTTCGGGCGGCTCGGCGACATGGTCGGGCGCAAGTACACGTTTCTCGTGACCATCGTCATCATGGGTCTCTCGACGTTCCTGATCGGCTTTTTGCCCGGCTACGCGACCATCGGCATCGCCGCGCCGATCATCTTCATCGCGATGCGTCTCTTGCAGGGTCTCGCGCTCGGCGGCGAATACGGCGGCGCCGCGACCTACGTGGCCGAACACGCGCCCGCCAACAAGCGCGGCGCGTGGACCGCGTGGATTCAGACGACCGCGACGCTCGGTCTCTTCATCTCGTTGATCGTGATTCTGGCCGTGCGCACGGCGACCGGCGAAGAGCAGTTCGGCGCGTGGGCGTGGCGCGTGCCCTTCCTCGTGTCGATCCTGCTGCTCGCAGTGTCGGTCTGGATTCGCATGAAGCTGCACGAATCGCCGGTGTTCGAGCGGATCAAGTCCGAGGGCAAGACGTCGAAGGCGCCGCTCACGGAAGCGTTCGGCCAGTGGAAAAACCTGAAGATCGTGTTGCTCGCGCTCTTCGGGCTGACGGCGGGCCAGGCGGTCGTGTGGTACACGGGCCAGTTCTACTCACTCTTTTTCCTCACGCAGACGCTGAAGGTCGACGGCACCAGCGCGAACATCATGGTGGCGGTGGCGCTTCTGATCGGCACGCCGTTTTTCGTGTTCTTCGGTTCGCTCTCGGATCGCATCGGGCGCAAGCCGATCATCATGGCGGGTTGCCTGATCGCGGCGTTGACCTTCTTCCCGCTCTTCAAGGCGCTCGCACACTACACGAATCCGACGCTCGAGGCCGCGACGCAGAAGTCGCCGATCAGCGTGATCGCGAATCCGGACGAGTGCTCGTTCCAGTTCAATCCGGTGGGTACGTCGAAGTTCACTTCGTCGTGCGATATCGCGAAGAGCGCGCTGTCGAAGGCCGGCCTCAATTATGAGAATGTTGCCGCGCCCGCCGGCACGCTGGCGCAGATCAAGGTCGGCGAGACGGTGGTGAACACGTACGACGGCAAGGCCACCGACGCTAAGGCGCAAGGCGCGGCGTTCGACAAGACGCTCGCCGGCACGTTGAAGAGCGCGGGCTATCCGGCGAAGGCCGACCCGGCGCTCATCAACTGGCCGATGGCGATCGTGATCCTGACCATCCTCGTGATCTTCGTGACGATGGTCTACGGCCCGATCGCGGCGATGCTCGTCGAGATGTTCCCGGCGCGGATTCGCTATACGTCGATGTCGCTGCCGTATCACATCGGCAACGGCTGGTTCGGTGGCTTTCTGCCCGCGACGGCCTTCGCCATCGTGGCGGCGCGCGGCGATATCTACTCGGGGCTGTGGTATCCGGTGGTGATCGCGCTCGCGACGTTCGTGATCGGCATGTTGTTCGTGAAGGACACGCGCAAATCGAACGTGTACCACGAGGATTAA
- the recA gene encoding recombinase RecA yields MEESKKGPAGMTAEKSKALAAALSQIEKQFGKGSIMRLGAGEAVEDIQVVSTGSLGLDIALGVGGLPRGRVVEIYGPESSGKTTLTLQVIAEMQKIGGTAAFIDAEHALDVQYAQKLGVNVQELLISQPDTGEQALEIADALVRSGSIDMIVIDSVAALVPKAEIEGEMGDSLPGLQARLMSQALRKLTGTIKRTNCLVIFINQIRMKIGVMFGNPETTTGGNALKFYSSVRLDIRRIGSIKKNDEVIGNETRVKVVKNKVSPPFREAIFDILYGEGISRQGEIIDLGVQAKLVDKAGAWYSYNGDRIGQGKDNAREFLRENPDIAREIENKIRESLGVAALADGVAAGAAVADDE; encoded by the coding sequence ATGGAAGAAAGCAAGAAAGGCCCGGCTGGCATGACTGCGGAAAAGAGCAAGGCCCTGGCCGCTGCGCTCTCGCAGATCGAAAAGCAATTCGGCAAAGGGTCGATCATGCGGCTCGGCGCGGGTGAGGCGGTTGAGGACATTCAAGTCGTGTCCACCGGCTCGCTCGGATTGGACATCGCGCTCGGCGTGGGCGGCTTGCCGCGCGGCCGCGTCGTTGAAATCTACGGTCCGGAATCGTCGGGCAAGACCACGCTCACGCTGCAGGTGATCGCCGAGATGCAGAAGATCGGCGGCACGGCGGCGTTCATCGACGCGGAACACGCGCTCGACGTGCAATACGCGCAAAAGCTCGGCGTGAACGTGCAGGAACTGCTGATCTCGCAGCCGGACACGGGCGAGCAGGCGCTGGAAATCGCCGACGCGCTGGTGCGCTCGGGTTCCATCGACATGATCGTGATCGACTCCGTCGCGGCGCTCGTGCCGAAGGCGGAAATCGAAGGCGAAATGGGCGACTCGCTGCCGGGTCTTCAAGCCCGTCTGATGTCGCAGGCGCTGCGCAAGCTCACCGGCACCATCAAGCGCACGAACTGTCTCGTCATCTTCATTAACCAGATCCGCATGAAGATCGGCGTGATGTTCGGCAACCCGGAAACCACCACCGGCGGTAACGCGCTGAAGTTCTACTCGTCGGTGCGTCTGGACATTCGCCGTATCGGGTCCATCAAGAAGAACGACGAAGTCATCGGCAACGAAACGCGCGTGAAGGTCGTGAAGAACAAGGTGTCGCCGCCGTTCCGCGAAGCCATCTTCGACATTCTGTACGGCGAAGGCATTTCACGGCAGGGCGAAATCATCGACCTGGGCGTGCAGGCCAAGCTCGTCGACAAGGCGGGCGCGTGGTACAGCTATAACGGCGATCGCATCGGTCAGGGCAAGGACAACGCGCGGGAGTTCCTGCGCGAAAATCCGGACATTGCACGCGAGATCGAAAATAAGATCCGCGAATCGCTCGGTGTCGCGGCGCTGGCAGATGGTGTCGCTGCGGGCGCGGCAGTAGCGGACGACGAATAA
- a CDS encoding DUF2889 domain-containing protein translates to MPLSPPVSRQLRHRRAIRLEAFEREDGLWDIEACLTDDKPRDFPLAAGVRPQGLPIHELWLRITIDRKLTIVDAEASSEWAPYAALCAESNSAYRALIGLNLLKNFRREAGARLRGTAGCTHLTELCAVLPTAAIQAFSGEVWSIESGSPFAQTGTESTSVQPPFQLGRCHALRFDGPAVREYYPRWFGHEPSPAQDRGQAEREKPDT, encoded by the coding sequence ATGCCTCTTTCTCCGCCCGTTTCCCGACAGTTGCGCCATCGTCGCGCGATTCGGCTGGAAGCGTTCGAGCGGGAAGACGGCCTGTGGGACATCGAAGCCTGTCTAACCGATGACAAGCCCCGCGACTTTCCGCTCGCGGCGGGCGTCCGGCCGCAAGGCCTGCCGATCCATGAACTCTGGCTGCGCATCACCATCGACCGCAAGCTCACCATCGTCGACGCCGAGGCTTCGTCGGAGTGGGCGCCGTATGCGGCGTTGTGCGCCGAGTCGAATTCCGCGTATCGGGCGCTCATCGGGCTCAATCTGCTCAAGAATTTTCGTCGCGAAGCCGGCGCGCGCCTGCGCGGAACGGCGGGCTGCACGCATCTCACCGAGTTGTGCGCCGTGTTGCCGACCGCCGCTATCCAGGCATTCTCCGGCGAAGTGTGGTCTATCGAGAGCGGCAGTCCTTTCGCGCAAACCGGAACGGAGTCGACTTCCGTCCAGCCGCCGTTTCAACTCGGCCGCTGCCACGCGCTGCGCTTCGATGGCCCCGCCGTTCGCGAATACTATCCGCGCTGGTTCGGTCATGAGCCATCGCCGGCGCAAGACCGTGGCCAAGCGGAACGCGAAAAGCCGGACACCTGA
- a CDS encoding sensor histidine kinase N-terminal domain-containing protein, producing the protein MASPVSSERADEPARTPHPATAATADSDTLRDARYANPFAPPDELEPDGGTHPRSLFGEILDWMLAPLLLLWPMSIAVTYLVAKSIANGPFDRALEADAYVIARQIQPVNGVAELRLPDATRDFLRADNVDSVFFQVLGTRGELVGGDRDMPLPHEDDRPQPGIVEFRDDVLRGNDIRVAYTTVDLPGLDAGNAQPVLVQVAETLDKRSQLANDIIKGVILPQFVILPLAIVLVWFGLSRGLAPLHALQSNIRARRPDDLSPLEAGRAPPEIAPLVASFNDLLTRLEQNMEFQKRFIADAAHQMKTPLAGLRMQAELALRQDVSNEVQRSLEQIATSSEHAARLVTQLLALARAENRANGQIFSHVELTDLARLAVRDWVQAALAKRMDIGYEEPPFPVEVEGNAVMLREMLSNLIDNAIRYTPAGGRITVRVRADATNLDLVHLEVEDTGLGIPPAERERVVERFYRILGREGDGSGLGLAIVKEIATIHGGTLAIEDHVFQDAPRLAGTLVRVSLQRVYPARDKP; encoded by the coding sequence ATGGCCTCGCCGGTTTCCAGCGAACGCGCAGACGAGCCGGCGCGCACGCCTCATCCCGCCACCGCGGCCACCGCCGATTCGGACACGCTGCGCGACGCGCGCTATGCCAACCCGTTTGCGCCGCCCGACGAATTGGAACCGGACGGCGGGACACATCCGCGCTCGCTCTTCGGCGAGATTCTCGACTGGATGCTCGCGCCGCTTCTGCTGCTCTGGCCGATGAGCATCGCCGTGACCTATCTCGTCGCGAAATCCATCGCGAACGGGCCGTTCGACCGCGCGCTCGAAGCCGACGCCTACGTCATCGCGCGCCAGATTCAGCCGGTCAACGGCGTCGCGGAACTGCGCCTGCCCGATGCGACGCGCGATTTCCTGCGCGCCGACAACGTCGACAGCGTATTCTTTCAGGTGCTCGGCACGCGCGGCGAACTGGTCGGCGGCGACCGCGACATGCCCTTGCCGCACGAAGACGACCGGCCGCAGCCTGGCATCGTCGAGTTCCGGGACGACGTGCTGCGCGGCAACGACATTCGCGTCGCCTACACGACAGTGGACCTTCCCGGACTCGACGCCGGGAACGCGCAGCCGGTGCTCGTGCAGGTGGCCGAAACGCTCGACAAGCGCAGCCAGCTCGCCAACGACATCATCAAGGGCGTGATCCTGCCGCAGTTCGTGATTCTGCCGCTCGCCATCGTGCTCGTCTGGTTCGGGCTGTCGCGCGGGCTCGCGCCGCTGCATGCGCTGCAATCGAATATCCGCGCCCGCCGCCCCGACGACCTCTCGCCCCTCGAAGCCGGCCGCGCGCCGCCCGAAATCGCGCCGCTCGTCGCCTCGTTCAACGATCTGCTCACGCGGCTCGAACAGAACATGGAGTTCCAGAAGCGCTTTATCGCCGATGCCGCGCATCAGATGAAAACGCCGCTCGCCGGCCTGCGCATGCAGGCGGAACTGGCGCTTCGGCAGGACGTATCGAACGAAGTGCAGCGTTCGCTCGAACAAATCGCGACGAGTTCCGAGCACGCGGCGCGGCTCGTCACGCAACTGCTCGCGCTCGCTCGCGCCGAAAATCGCGCGAACGGGCAGATCTTCTCGCACGTCGAACTGACGGATCTCGCGCGCCTCGCCGTGCGCGACTGGGTGCAGGCGGCGCTTGCGAAGCGCATGGACATCGGCTACGAGGAGCCGCCGTTTCCGGTCGAAGTGGAAGGCAATGCGGTGATGCTGCGCGAGATGCTTTCGAATCTGATCGATAACGCCATCCGCTACACGCCGGCCGGCGGGCGCATCACCGTTCGCGTGCGGGCCGACGCAACGAATCTCGATCTCGTGCATCTCGAAGTGGAAGACACGGGCCTCGGCATTCCGCCGGCTGAACGGGAGCGCGTCGTGGAGCGGTTCTATCGAATTCTCGGCCGCGAAGGCGACGGAAGCGGCCTTGGCCTTGCCATCGTCAAGGAGATCGCGACGATTCACGGCGGCACGCTCGCCATCGAGGATCACGTCTTTCAGGACGCGCCGAGACTCGCCGGGACGCTGGTCCGCGTCAGCTTGCAGCGGGTTTATCCTGCCCGGGACAAACCCTGA